ATTGGCGAAGCCAGCGGCTTCCAGGGGAACATCGACCACCACCACCGTGTTGATAGTGCCAGGTTTTGTCAGTTTTCTTATGATAGACTCAGGCAGCAGCTCACCCGCCATCACCGCGTTAACCACACCAGCAGTCACCACCGCCACAGCCTTCACCCCATGATACTCTACCTCCGCCTTAGTCAAGGCCCTGTGTATCCAGGCGGCGGTCATGAACCCTACGGTATGCTCCTCTAGACCAAGAAGTTCCAATTTCTCGGCCATGTCCGCTTCGGGGTCGTGGTGGTCATAACCTTCCTCCACTTGCATCATAAGTATGGTATCCGTCTCCGCGAAACCACCGTTGCGCATGGTGGAAGCCAATACTTTCATTTTTCCAGGCAAGCGAATGATGGCAAAATGATTTTTCCCTAACGTCCTGAGCTCCACCTTGACCCCTAAATCGCTCATCTTCTCATCACCTACAGCCACTGCATGAGCAGGTCCTCTAATAAAATCTGGACATTGATGCCTATGATGAGGAACAAAGGAAGAGCGAAGAGCACGAAGAAGAGGAGGGAGGAGCCCTTCATCAGCAGCACCGCATCCTCTATGCTTCGAGGGCTAGGAAGGGAACCATCCCCGAAGGTATAGTAGCCGATCTTTTCCAATCTCACTCCCAGCCCACCAGCGAAAGCGGCCATGGGCCAGCCCTTGTTTGGCGAGGAGGTTTTTGAATGATCCCGCTTAGCAACCCTTAGAGCCTCCCTCCAATCTCGGCCCATGGCCGCCAGACCCAGCAGGATGAAGGGTATCGATAACCTAGCGGCAACGAAGTTAAGGAGGTCATCCAACTTAGCCGAGAACCATCCCACTTCCTTGTGCCTGGGGCTTAGATACCCTACCATGGCATCGAGGGTGTTAGAGACGCGGTAGAGCACCACACCGGGTATGCCTGCCATTCCCAGGAAAAGAAGGGGCGAGAATACAGAGTCCACCGCATTCTCCGCCACGGTCTCC
This sequence is a window from Methanomassiliicoccales archaeon. Protein-coding genes within it:
- a CDS encoding cobalamin biosynthesis protein; protein product: MIYGLIIALGAIVLDLSLGDPPNKVHPVAWMGRLIGFLDNRIRRTGRVVRDRSLGAAMALAALMPFFLLYTLFLGLVRILFGLLIWALVGAVALKSLFAIRTLEEHVRPVIQSLESGDMETARSKVQMVVSRDTSKLDEGHLASCALETVAENAVDSVFSPLLFLGMAGIPGVVLYRVSNTLDAMVGYLSPRHKEVGWFSAKLDDLLNFVAARLSIPFILLGLAAMGRDWREALRVAKRDHSKTSSPNKGWPMAAFAGGLGVRLEKIGYYTFGDGSLPSPRSIEDAVLLMKGSSLLFFVLFALPLFLIIGINVQILLEDLLMQWL